In one window of Pseudomonas putida DNA:
- a CDS encoding FAD binding domain-containing protein translates to MTPFSYHKPNSVSEAVNLADACSHFIAGGTNLVDLMKENVVRPTRLIDISGLGLNGIHPTPGGGVLIGARVSNADLAWHPMIEQHYPLLSDAILAGASPQLRNMASTGGNLLQRTRCYYFYDTGTPCNKREPGSGCPARTGMNRIHAILGASDACVATHPSDMCVALAALEAVVHVQGPSGERQIPFADFHRLPEDTPERDNQLAFDELVTGIELPPPMFEHHYRYLKIRDRASYAFALVSVAAALSFDGEVIQQARLALGGVAHKPWRDLAVERMLVGQVPSEALFTRAAQTLLQGAQPLSHNGFKVTLAQRAIVRALDDAARGAANGGARP, encoded by the coding sequence ATGACACCCTTCAGCTACCACAAGCCCAACTCGGTCAGCGAAGCGGTAAACCTGGCTGACGCCTGCTCGCACTTCATCGCTGGTGGTACCAACCTCGTCGACCTGATGAAGGAAAACGTGGTTCGCCCCACGCGCCTGATCGACATCTCCGGACTCGGGCTGAACGGTATCCACCCCACTCCCGGCGGCGGCGTGCTGATCGGTGCACGGGTGAGCAATGCCGACCTGGCCTGGCACCCGATGATCGAGCAGCATTATCCGCTGCTGTCCGACGCGATCCTCGCGGGGGCATCGCCGCAGTTGAGGAACATGGCCAGTACCGGTGGCAACTTGCTGCAACGTACCCGCTGCTACTACTTCTACGACACCGGCACCCCCTGCAACAAGCGCGAACCGGGCAGCGGATGCCCTGCGCGTACGGGCATGAACCGCATCCATGCCATTCTCGGCGCCAGCGATGCCTGTGTCGCGACCCATCCCTCGGACATGTGCGTGGCATTGGCAGCGCTCGAAGCCGTGGTGCACGTACAAGGGCCGTCCGGTGAACGGCAGATACCCTTCGCGGATTTCCATCGCCTGCCCGAGGACACCCCCGAGCGCGACAATCAACTGGCATTCGATGAACTGGTGACCGGCATCGAGCTGCCGCCCCCAATGTTCGAACACCATTACCGTTACCTGAAAATACGCGACCGCGCCTCCTACGCGTTCGCGCTGGTATCAGTCGCTGCAGCCCTGAGCTTCGATGGCGAAGTGATCCAACAGGCGCGCCTGGCGTTGGGCGGCGTTGCCCACAAGCCCTGGCGGGACCTGGCTGTCGAGCGCATGTTGGTCGGCCAGGTGCCTTCAGAAGCACTCTTCACCCGCGCCGCGCAAACGTTGCTGCAAGGTGCACAACCCCTGAGCCACAACGGTTTCAAGGTAACGCTCGCTCAGCGAGCAATCGTGCGTGCATTGGATGACGCGGCGCGCGGCGCCGCTAACGGGGGAGCACGACCATGA
- a CDS encoding (2Fe-2S)-binding protein, whose translation MSAISSNGAETHPICLTLNGQSRTLQVHPWVTLLDLLRDQLDLVGTKKGCDHGQCGACTVLRDGKRVNACLTLAIMCDGADLVTIEGLASGDVLHPMQRAFITHDAFQCGYCTPGQICSAVGLAHEGRADNREAIREQMSGNLCRCGAYGNIVAAVEEALPLMRDGNQPQRGQNP comes from the coding sequence ATGAGCGCGATTTCTTCCAATGGGGCTGAAACGCACCCCATCTGTCTGACCCTCAATGGTCAGTCCCGAACACTGCAGGTGCATCCTTGGGTCACCTTGCTCGACCTGCTACGTGACCAATTGGACCTGGTCGGTACCAAGAAAGGTTGTGACCATGGCCAGTGCGGCGCCTGCACGGTGCTGCGTGATGGCAAGCGCGTCAATGCCTGCCTGACCTTGGCCATCATGTGCGACGGGGCCGACCTTGTAACCATCGAAGGGCTGGCCAGCGGCGACGTTCTGCACCCCATGCAGCGCGCCTTCATCACCCACGATGCGTTCCAGTGCGGTTACTGCACCCCAGGGCAGATCTGCTCGGCAGTCGGGCTGGCTCACGAGGGCCGTGCCGACAACCGGGAGGCCATTCGCGAGCAGATGAGCGGCAATCTTTGCCGCTGTGGTGCCTATGGCAACATCGTCGCGGCGGTGGAAGAAGCCCTGCCGTTGATGAGGGATGGGAACCAGCCACAACGAGGGCAGAATCCATGA
- a CDS encoding LysR substrate-binding domain-containing protein has protein sequence MRSVNDSASPLPPLKTIQAFEQAARFGNVARAAEVLDLTPSAVSHQLAKLEAMIGRQLFVRGARGVALTSVGQQYLKDVSGILHSLAIATERASSDVSLDCLRLHSSPSFGLLWLMPRLEAFREEFPSIQINLSCSYEALHFSRDKIDVDIRHGDPNWPSYEVRTVSNETFEVLAAPKLLSRHPVHDASDLLDCDLILSEATLLRWPAWFAQHGLARPEKPYALSFDRSYMSLEAASHGLGFALESGLLAQKYLEAGTLVKVAPEALGAPVAAHHLVFPKAHAAFPRVRCFLHWVEKELGHQFVF, from the coding sequence ATGCGCTCGGTAAACGACTCGGCATCGCCACTGCCACCGCTCAAGACCATCCAGGCTTTCGAGCAGGCCGCCCGGTTCGGCAACGTTGCCCGAGCTGCCGAGGTGCTGGACTTGACCCCCTCGGCGGTCAGTCATCAGCTTGCCAAACTCGAGGCCATGATCGGCAGACAGCTGTTCGTGCGTGGCGCACGTGGCGTAGCCCTTACCTCAGTTGGCCAGCAGTACTTGAAAGACGTCTCGGGTATCCTGCACAGCCTTGCCATCGCCACCGAACGTGCCAGCAGCGATGTCAGCCTTGACTGCCTGCGCCTGCACTCTTCACCGAGTTTCGGCCTGCTCTGGCTGATGCCGCGTCTCGAGGCGTTTCGCGAGGAGTTCCCGTCCATTCAGATCAATTTGTCATGCTCCTACGAGGCGCTGCATTTCAGCCGTGACAAGATCGACGTGGACATTCGCCATGGCGATCCGAACTGGCCCAGTTACGAAGTCCGCACGGTAAGTAACGAGACCTTCGAGGTGCTGGCGGCACCCAAGCTCCTCTCCCGCCACCCGGTGCATGATGCCAGCGACCTGCTCGATTGCGACCTGATCCTGTCCGAGGCGACTTTGTTGAGGTGGCCGGCGTGGTTTGCCCAGCACGGGCTGGCACGGCCCGAAAAACCCTATGCGCTGAGCTTCGACCGTTCCTACATGAGCCTGGAGGCCGCCAGCCACGGCCTGGGCTTCGCTTTGGAAAGTGGCTTGCTGGCGCAGAAATACCTGGAAGCCGGGACCTTGGTGAAAGTGGCGCCCGAGGCCCTGGGTGCACCGGTCGCTGCGCACCATCTGGTGTTTCCCAAGGCCCACGCAGCCTTTCCCAGGGTGCGGTGTTTTCTGCACTGGGTAGAGAAGGAACTGGGGCACCAGTTCGTTTTCTGA